Proteins from one Parasteatoda tepidariorum isolate YZ-2023 chromosome 4, CAS_Ptep_4.0, whole genome shotgun sequence genomic window:
- the LOC122270984 gene encoding zinc finger protein 862-like, whose product MYDWLEKEERNSMVYMFCKLCRKCKKKNPFGSDGCTSYKTTSLQRHNNSHEHMQAVEAENCRKDMKVATTSVKKKNESFIISCLKSALFLAVNELPNSLFGNLQQFVKIQGCENYAGKQSAKYEHGNIINELHYSIAEVIEKRMLADVDDVKVCAIICDETCDLAKMKHLGVNIRYVKDGSVVVKFLDNVHISDGTALTLMSSILDMLKNKNINIKKIVALGSDGANVMVGKKSGLATRLTELNHCLISVHCSAHRLALVLQNAVNDIQSIKSYNDSLKAIFMYFNASAVRSAKLMIVQKLVQETALKYPKLHSVRWLSLHRGVQVIYKTLDSLILFLESQVAEGKDCTSPGLLRAIRHIRFIYVTHILNDILLILTKLTKLFQYDTADLSLIKPSVDTAVTRLTLLKNNPGDVEKYFIQNLIKDHNPDRSIAINAENDDIFTNSGENSEESGVTISTDDDLPILNGQRRISYYSVLKEKMIPASSLESLTKLKVSLINSVLDGLKNRFPENASRTISDFQAFDPLYLQTLSFSEAKEKVKSLAKHFSNYVNAEKLLKEYDDIYLMIKNSYNSFKTAKVAEIFLRSYLETYPNTCTMLQIYLVIPISSASVERSFSTQNRIKTKYRNRLTDKHLSNLMRIAVEKVDVEHFPYDDAAKIFNALKNRRC is encoded by the coding sequence aCGGCTGCACATCTTACAAAACCACTTCTCTACAAAGGCATAACAATTCCCATGAACATATGCAAGCTGTTGAAGCAGAAAACTGCCGGAAAGACATGAAAGTAGCCACAACaagtgttaagaaaaaaaatgagtccTTCATAATAAGTTGTTTAAAGTCAGCTCTATTTTTAGCTGTTAATGAATTACCAAACTCCCTTTTCGGTAATTTAcagcaatttgtaaaaattcaagGCTGTGAAAACTATGCTGGAAAACAAAGTGCGAAGTATGAACACGGAAATATCATCAACGAACTTCACTATTCTATAGCAGAAGTAATTGAAAAGCGTATGCTGGCAGATGTAGATGATGTAAAAGTGTGTGCCATCATTTGTGATGAAACATGTGATTTGGCTAAGATGAAGCACCTTGGTGTTAATATTAGATATGTCAAAGATGGATCTGTTGTTGTAAAGTTTTTGGATAATGTCCATATATCAGATGGAACAGCACTTACTTTAATGTCTTCTATACTAGATATGTTGaagaataagaatataaatataaaaaaaattgttgctttaGGTTCAGATGGAGCTAATGTCATGGTGGGGAAGAAATCAGGCTTAGCTACAAGGTTGACAGAATTAAATCATTGTTTAATTTCTGTCCACTGTAGTGCCCACCGATTAGCTCTTGTACTTCAAAATGCTGTAAATGATATTCAAAGTATCAAGTCATATAATGATAGCCTTAAggcaatatttatgtattttaatgcaTCAGCAGTGCGATCAGCAAAACTGATGATAGTACAAAAATTGGTTCAAGAGACTGCTCTAAAGTATCCCAAACTACATTCTGTTCGATGGCTCTCTCTCCATAGAGGTGTACAagttatttacaaaacattagATTCTCTCATTCTTTTCTTAGAATCCCAAGTAGCTGAAGGTAAAGACTGCACATCCCCTGGATTATTGCGAGCCATAAGGCACATAAGGTTTATATATGTAACTCATATACTCAATGacattttacttatattaacaaaacttacaaaattatttcagtatGACACTGCagatttatctttaattaaaccCTCGGTAGATACTGCTGTAACCAGATTAACACTCCTCAAAAATAATCCTGGGGATGTGGagaagtattttattcaaaatttaatcaaggATCATAATCCTGATAGAAGTATTGCAATTAATGCAGAAAATGATGACATCTTTACCAATTCAGGAGAAAATAGTGAAGAATCAGGTGTTACTATTAGTACTGACGATGATTTGCCAATTCTTAATGGCCAAAGAAGGATCTcatattattcagttttaaaagagaaaatgataCCAGCTTCCTCATTAGAAAGCCTCACTAAGCTAAaggtttctttaattaattctgTTCTGGATGgtcttaaaaatagatttccaGAAAATGCCTCAAGAacaatttcagattttcaaGCTTTTGATCCATTGTACTTACAAACTCTCAGCTTTTCTGAAGCAAAGGAAAAGGTTAAATCATTAGCgaagcatttttcaaattatgtgaatgcagaaaaattattgaaagagtATGATGATATTTatctaatgataaaaaatagctataattcttttaaaactgcaaaggtggctgaaatatttttgagatcATACTTAGAAACATACCCTAATACATGCACAATGCTGCAAATTTACTTAGTGATTCCGATTAGTTCAGCATCTGTTGAAAGGTCTTTTAGCACACAAAACCGGATTAAGACAAAATATCGTAACAGATTGACTGATAagcatttgagcaacctaatgagaatagctgttgaaaaagtagatgtagaacattttccatatgacgATGCAGcgaaaatattcaatgctttaaaaaatagaagatgttaa